One Candidatus Desulfatibia profunda DNA segment encodes these proteins:
- a CDS encoding enoyl-CoA hydratase/isomerase family protein — protein MIKHADFNTECDFFSAERIEEIIVLKLKENLMFLAADLSSRDMVMDYLDRVSEDGSIKVVVMVSSLEKKGSEEYFDFYRKVLTVKSDRKDVHRLHNVFTQFILRIVDLNKIVVHASKGKVISLFLSLGLACDYRIVTDKTVFQNPFLKLGLIPIGGVAFFLSRRLRRSKALDILLSDQELTAHEAMRLGIVDQVVAADKLEEAALDAARRFAQKPAASLAGVKKLINFALKDFKDYLELENQELIKIIGSLSIDVKP, from the coding sequence ATGATAAAACATGCCGATTTTAACACAGAGTGCGATTTCTTTTCAGCCGAAAGGATCGAAGAAATAATCGTGCTCAAATTAAAAGAAAACTTGATGTTTCTTGCCGCTGATTTGAGTTCCAGGGACATGGTAATGGATTATCTGGACCGGGTTTCAGAGGATGGTTCTATCAAGGTTGTGGTTATGGTGAGTTCCCTGGAGAAAAAGGGCAGCGAAGAGTATTTTGATTTTTATCGCAAGGTGTTGACTGTTAAATCGGATCGCAAGGATGTTCACAGATTGCACAATGTCTTTACCCAGTTCATTTTAAGAATTGTAGATTTAAACAAAATCGTTGTCCATGCGAGCAAGGGAAAAGTTATTTCGCTGTTTTTGAGTCTTGGTCTTGCCTGCGATTACAGGATCGTCACGGATAAAACCGTGTTTCAAAATCCTTTCCTCAAACTGGGACTGATTCCCATCGGCGGCGTGGCCTTTTTTCTCTCCAGGAGGCTGAGGCGCAGCAAGGCTTTAGACATACTGCTGTCAGACCAGGAGTTAACCGCCCATGAAGCCATGAGACTCGGAATTGTAGACCAGGTCGTCGCTGCGGACAAACTTGAGGAAGCCGCTTTGGATGCGGCCAGGCGCTTTGCCCAAAAACCCGCCGCTTCCCTGGCGGGAGTCAAAAAACTCATCAATTTTGCTTTGAAAGATTTTAAAGACTACCTGGAACTTGAAAACCAGGAACTTATAAAGATCATCGGCTCCCTTTCAATCG